GAGCGAGGTGGTATGATATATTATACAAAATTGTAGCTATTTCTTGCCCGTTACGCATGTCCACGTGAGGGAGGGAACGGAATGCGAATTGAACGACTCACTTCGGATAAAGTACGGTTCTTCTTAACCTTCGACGATCTCATGGAACGCAACATCGATAAAGACGATTTATGGAAAGATCTCCCTAAGGTACATGAGTTGTTTAACGATATGATGGAGCAAGCCTATTACGAGGTAGGCTTCGAAGTGAATGGTCCGGTGGCGGTGGAGGTATTCGCCCTACCATCCCAGGGAATGATGGTGATCATTACCCGGGGCCGCACGCCGGCGAATCCTTCCGAAGAGATGGAAGACGTACAGGATGTCGACACGTTTGAACTGGAAGTCATGTTGGAAGAGCGGGAGGATCTGGTCTTTGCCTTCCGGGATTTTGAAGATTTGATTCGGGCTGCCCACCGAGTTCACCACCTGGTGGTAGAGGGCGGGAAGCTTTTCTTCTATAAAGGAATGTATATCCTTTATTTTGATCATCTGGATCTGGAGGAGGGGAATCTTCAACTTCTGATCTCCATTTTAGCCGAGTATGGAGAGATTCTTCCGGTCACGGAGGCCGTCCTTTCCGAGTATGGGAAATTAATCCTGGCGAACGATGCGGTAAAGGAATTAATTTTACGATTCCAATAAAATAAAGAGAAAGGCACGTAACGGGTTGTTGCGTGCTTTTTTACTTTTTCCCCGTGAAAAAAGGTGAAAGGACTTCTCAGTAAAGTGAGCTAGGTGTATACTAAGTTCGTACTACTTTCATTGCATAGGCATAAGAAAACGTTCTGAGGTGGTTAGGGATGATCGAACGAAAAGCGGCAGACCCGGTAAAAGAGGAAGGGGAGAAAAAGAAGGAAAATTTAAACCTTCTCACCTCGACTCAGATCATTATTCGGGAGGCCTTGGAAAAGTTAGGCTATCCTGAGCAGGTGTATGAACTGCTCAAAGAACCCATGCGCATGTTGACGGTTCGGATTCCTGTCCGCATGGATGACGGAAATGTAAAGATTTTTACGGGCTACCGTGCTCAACATAACGACGCCGTCGGACCCACCAAAGGGGGTGTCCGCTTTCACCCCGATGTTACTGAAGATGAAGTGAAAGCGCTATCAATATGGATGAGCTTAAAATCAGGGATCGTAGATCTTCCTTATGGAGGGGGGAAGGGAGGAATCGTCTGCAATCCTTCCGAACTCTCTTTCCGGGAGTTGGAACGGTTAAGTCGCGGATATGTCCGGGCGATCAGCCAAATCGTGGGCCCTACCAAGGATATTCCCGCCCCTGACGTGGCGACCAATTCACAAATCATGGCATGGATGATGGATGAATATAGTCACATCCGGGAATTTGATTCGCCGGGTTTTATCACGGGGAAACCTTTGGTATTGGGAGGGTCCCACGGTAGGGAGACCGCCACCGCCAAGGGAGTAACCATCGTCATTCGGGAAGCCGCGAAACTGAAGGGAATCCCATTAGAGGGAGCCAGGGTCGTGATCCAGGGATTCGGCAATGCGGGGAGCTATCTGGCCAAATTTATGTATGATGCGGGGGCGAAAGTGATCGGCATCTCCGACGCCTATGGCGCCCTTTACGATGAAGAGGGGTTAGATATTGACTACCTTCTGGAGCGGAGAGATTCTTTCGGTACGGTGACACGCCTTTTTAAGGATACCATCACCAATAAAGAATTGCTGGAGTTGGATTGTGATATTTTGGTTCCGGCAGCGATTGAAAATCAGATTACCGCCGAAAACGCGCCGAATATTAAGGCGAAGATTATCGTTGAGGCAGCCAATGGCCCAACCACCTTAGAAGCCACCAAGATTTTAACCAAGCG
The DNA window shown above is from Thermicanus aegyptius DSM 12793 and carries:
- a CDS encoding Glu/Leu/Phe/Val family dehydrogenase, with the protein product MIERKAADPVKEEGEKKKENLNLLTSTQIIIREALEKLGYPEQVYELLKEPMRMLTVRIPVRMDDGNVKIFTGYRAQHNDAVGPTKGGVRFHPDVTEDEVKALSIWMSLKSGIVDLPYGGGKGGIVCNPSELSFRELERLSRGYVRAISQIVGPTKDIPAPDVATNSQIMAWMMDEYSHIREFDSPGFITGKPLVLGGSHGRETATAKGVTIVIREAAKLKGIPLEGARVVIQGFGNAGSYLAKFMYDAGAKVIGISDAYGALYDEEGLDIDYLLERRDSFGTVTRLFKDTITNKELLELDCDILVPAAIENQITAENAPNIKAKIIVEAANGPTTLEATKILTKRGILIVPDVLASSGGVTVSYFEWVQNNQGYYWSEEEVEEKLEKVMVRSFHNVYNTAQQRGVDMRLAAYMVGVRKMAEAARFRGWV
- a CDS encoding genetic competence negative regulator, translating into MRIERLTSDKVRFFLTFDDLMERNIDKDDLWKDLPKVHELFNDMMEQAYYEVGFEVNGPVAVEVFALPSQGMMVIITRGRTPANPSEEMEDVQDVDTFELEVMLEEREDLVFAFRDFEDLIRAAHRVHHLVVEGGKLFFYKGMYILYFDHLDLEEGNLQLLISILAEYGEILPVTEAVLSEYGKLILANDAVKELILRFQ